One genomic region from Proteus vulgaris encodes:
- a CDS encoding DmsC/YnfH family molybdoenzyme membrane anchor subunit, with amino-acid sequence MVGLHEWPLMFFTVIGQSVAGAFIIMGCAILSGKLSAEMNRKVHYSMFGLWALMGIGFLLSMMHMGTPLRAFNSLLRFGHSSLSNEIASGSIFFALGGIYWLLAVLNKMPAALGKLWVALVMVLAALFITAISRVYQIDTVPTWYNSYTTFNFVLTAFIGGPILAALLMRIAGFNLNCVSALPLLSVIAIVVSAIVATSQGFELGSIQTSVQKAVDLVPNYGALMGINLPLETAAQNALDEVKAINGSGGVIVLDKTGNYTMSFNSEGMYRGTIGNDGKPVVAIYKE; translated from the coding sequence ATGGTGGGATTGCATGAATGGCCACTAATGTTTTTTACCGTTATCGGTCAAAGTGTTGCTGGCGCTTTTATTATTATGGGATGCGCTATTCTTTCGGGTAAGCTTTCAGCAGAAATGAACCGAAAAGTGCATTACAGCATGTTTGGTCTTTGGGCATTAATGGGTATTGGTTTCTTGCTCTCCATGATGCATATGGGAACGCCATTACGTGCATTTAACTCATTGCTTCGTTTTGGTCACTCATCATTAAGTAATGAAATTGCCAGCGGTTCAATTTTCTTTGCACTGGGTGGTATTTACTGGTTACTGGCTGTACTTAATAAAATGCCGGCTGCATTAGGTAAATTATGGGTCGCGCTGGTTATGGTATTAGCCGCATTATTTATTACGGCTATCTCTCGTGTATACCAAATTGATACTGTTCCAACGTGGTATAACAGCTACACCACATTTAATTTTGTGCTGACAGCCTTTATCGGTGGCCCTATTTTAGCGGCACTTTTAATGCGGATTGCAGGCTTTAATCTAAACTGCGTCAGTGCATTGCCATTATTAAGTGTTATCGCAATTGTTGTGAGTGCCATTGTGGCAACATCACAAGGTTTTGAATTAGGTTCTATTCAAACCTCTGTACAAAAAGCGGTAGATTTAGTCCCTAACTATGGTGCTTTAATGGGAATTAATTTACCTTTAGAAACTGCTGCTCAAAATGCACTTGATGAAGTTAAAGCTATTAATGGTAGTGGCGGTGTTATCGTATTAGATAAAACAGGTAACTACACAATGAGTTTTAATTCTGAAGGTATGTATCGTGGCACAATTGGTAACGACGGAAAACCTGTTGTTGCAATTTATAAAGAGTAA
- a CDS encoding PEP/pyruvate-binding domain-containing protein, with translation MELIYKINEPIASEVSISGGKGASLAKTIQSLPVPDGLILSCQAYQLFITPLLPEINRLLSEKKQEIEVVSKNIRHLILQASMPENLIHSLRSRLNELQLNNTALAVRSSGTLEDMPGAAFAGQHDTVLGIKTLPNLLDAIRQCYASLWHTHVMLYRQHLNLPHTQASMAVVLQRMINVQENEAAGVAFSVDPVQGSLSTVLINAAFGLGETVVAGEDPVDEFLIDRESFTLKQETIAQKINAIVMVDNGTKILPLKSAQQSMPSLTAEQCKQVAELAISAEKYFDFPQDIEWAFHDGKLWLLQSRNVTQIAPIWTREESAERFPNPITPLTWDMCEAGFHSSLNFSLNLMGLPSFNGKWFGMQDYYIYGNQNAVSLYSNRHPTSMMNDLPTLLKSLPEIAQKFSWVQELPITWMRDLDKYLISIGALMNEPLQDKSLPQLWDYVQRINKLGADYFLPNIAISLTQRSLYSALMALLKLFFKEEKYAHTAFDNLIAMSETKTGQVNAELWALSRYVRQHPQLLKLITSIVPESIMREIEECDPHFHQQFTLFLANHGHRELDFDAYHPTWLDAPHIVLTQIKAMADLADDKQTDDPLGKKILQSETEFSIISDAPEELRFFLQEIIRLARVYTALDDLEHYQTTRLALPMRRGLKALGERLVIRSVLDCPMDIYFANEQPLADAILADNPTEWNQLRHNIYQNKAGYLKAKSVTPQWIYGEDSCNELNTNEHQLKGLAGSAGIIEGEVYLVYGPENFAEFPQNAILVARTTNPAWTALFYRASGIITESGGPLSHGAVTARELGLPAVMGVRNILNILKNGQKVKVDGQKGIIEILS, from the coding sequence ATGGAACTCATCTATAAAATTAACGAGCCTATTGCTTCTGAAGTATCTATTAGTGGGGGTAAAGGTGCGAGTTTAGCAAAAACAATTCAGTCACTGCCTGTTCCTGATGGTTTGATCCTCTCTTGTCAAGCTTATCAGTTATTTATCACGCCCTTGCTACCTGAAATTAATCGATTATTATCAGAAAAAAAGCAAGAAATTGAAGTCGTTAGTAAAAATATTCGCCATTTAATTTTACAAGCCTCCATGCCAGAGAACTTAATTCATTCTTTACGTTCAAGATTAAATGAACTCCAATTAAATAATACCGCTTTAGCCGTAAGATCTTCCGGTACATTGGAAGATATGCCTGGAGCCGCCTTTGCAGGACAACACGATACGGTATTAGGTATTAAAACTTTGCCTAATTTACTGGACGCAATTCGTCAATGTTATGCATCTTTATGGCACACGCACGTTATGCTCTATCGCCAACATTTAAATTTACCCCATACTCAAGCATCAATGGCGGTTGTGCTACAAAGAATGATTAACGTCCAAGAGAATGAAGCTGCGGGTGTGGCTTTTTCTGTTGATCCAGTTCAAGGCTCTCTTTCTACTGTATTAATTAATGCCGCATTTGGATTAGGTGAAACTGTTGTTGCTGGTGAAGATCCTGTCGATGAATTTCTTATTGATAGAGAGAGTTTCACATTAAAACAAGAAACGATTGCTCAAAAAATAAATGCCATTGTTATGGTTGATAATGGTACTAAAATCTTACCTCTTAAATCTGCTCAACAATCCATGCCCTCGCTGACAGCAGAGCAGTGTAAACAAGTAGCTGAACTTGCTATCTCAGCAGAAAAATATTTTGATTTCCCACAAGATATAGAGTGGGCATTTCATGATGGAAAATTATGGCTTTTGCAATCACGTAATGTGACACAAATTGCCCCAATTTGGACAAGAGAAGAATCAGCAGAAAGATTCCCTAATCCTATCACGCCATTAACATGGGATATGTGCGAAGCAGGTTTTCACTCATCATTAAACTTTAGCCTTAATCTTATGGGGCTTCCTTCATTTAATGGTAAATGGTTCGGGATGCAGGATTATTATATTTACGGCAACCAAAATGCGGTTTCCTTATATAGTAATCGTCACCCTACATCGATGATGAATGATTTACCTACCCTATTAAAATCTTTGCCTGAAATTGCACAAAAATTCAGTTGGGTTCAAGAATTACCTATTACTTGGATGCGTGATTTAGATAAATATTTAATCTCTATTGGCGCATTGATGAATGAACCATTGCAGGATAAAAGTTTGCCTCAATTATGGGATTATGTGCAAAGAATTAATAAATTAGGAGCTGATTACTTTTTACCAAATATTGCCATATCCTTAACTCAGCGCTCCCTCTATTCTGCATTAATGGCATTGCTAAAACTCTTCTTTAAAGAAGAAAAATATGCACATACCGCATTCGATAATTTAATTGCGATGTCTGAAACTAAAACAGGACAAGTGAATGCAGAACTTTGGGCCCTTTCTCGTTATGTTCGCCAGCACCCTCAACTTCTCAAACTTATAACATCCATTGTTCCTGAAAGTATTATGCGAGAAATTGAGGAATGTGATCCTCATTTCCACCAGCAATTTACCTTATTCTTAGCTAATCATGGCCATAGAGAACTAGATTTTGATGCATATCATCCTACTTGGTTAGATGCTCCACATATTGTATTAACTCAAATTAAAGCGATGGCAGACTTAGCTGATGATAAGCAAACAGATGATCCGTTAGGCAAAAAAATCCTACAGTCAGAAACTGAATTTTCAATTATCTCTGATGCCCCTGAAGAGTTACGCTTTTTCTTACAAGAAATTATTCGATTAGCTCGTGTTTATACTGCTCTTGATGACTTAGAGCATTATCAAACAACTCGTTTAGCCTTACCTATGCGTCGCGGATTAAAAGCATTAGGAGAGCGATTGGTTATTCGTAGTGTTTTAGATTGCCCAATGGACATTTATTTTGCCAATGAACAACCTTTAGCTGATGCAATTCTTGCAGATAATCCTACTGAGTGGAATCAGTTACGTCATAATATATACCAAAATAAAGCAGGATATCTAAAAGCAAAATCAGTCACACCACAATGGATTTATGGTGAAGATAGTTGTAATGAATTAAATACAAATGAGCATCAATTAAAGGGACTAGCGGGTAGCGCAGGTATTATTGAAGGCGAAGTTTATCTTGTTTATGGTCCAGAGAATTTTGCCGAATTTCCACAAAATGCCATTTTAGTTGCAAGAACAACTAATCCTGCATGGACCGCTCTCTTTTATCGCGCGTCCGGTATTATTACAGAAAGTGGTGGGCCATTATCTCATGGTGCGGTTACTGCTAGAGAATTGGGACTACCTGCAGTAATGGGAGTTCGCAATATCTTAAATATTTTAAAAAATGGGCAAAAAGTAAAAGTTGACGGACAAAAAGGCATAATTGAGATTTTGTCCTAA
- a CDS encoding DMSO/selenate family reductase complex B subunit, whose amino-acid sequence MSTQYGFYIDSSRCTGCKTCELACKDFKNLSPEVNFRRIYEYAGGDWTEQDGVYTQNVFAYYLSISCNHCDDPACAKVCPSGAMHKREDGFVVVNEDICIGCRYCHMACPYGAPQFDEVKGHMTKCDGCYERVAEGKKPICVESCPLRALDMAPIEELRAKYGDLAEIAPLPSAKYTKPNIVLKLNANSRPVGDTTGHLANPEEV is encoded by the coding sequence ATGTCAACGCAATATGGTTTTTATATTGATTCAAGTCGTTGCACCGGCTGCAAAACCTGCGAACTGGCGTGCAAGGATTTTAAAAATTTATCCCCTGAGGTCAATTTCCGCCGTATCTATGAATATGCAGGTGGTGATTGGACAGAGCAAGATGGTGTTTATACACAAAACGTTTTTGCTTATTACTTATCTATTTCGTGTAACCACTGTGACGATCCCGCTTGTGCCAAAGTTTGCCCAAGTGGTGCGATGCATAAACGTGAAGATGGCTTTGTTGTCGTTAACGAAGATATTTGTATCGGTTGTCGCTATTGCCATATGGCTTGCCCTTACGGCGCTCCGCAATTTGATGAAGTCAAAGGTCATATGACCAAATGTGATGGTTGCTATGAACGTGTAGCCGAAGGCAAAAAACCAATTTGTGTCGAATCTTGCCCACTGCGTGCATTAGATATGGCACCGATTGAAGAGTTACGCGCTAAATATGGTGATTTAGCTGAAATCGCCCCGCTTCCTTCAGCAAAATACACCAAGCCAAATATTGTCCTTAAATTAAATGCCAATAGCCGTCCTGTGGGTGATACCACTGGTCATCTGGCAAACCCAGAGGAGGTGTAA
- a CDS encoding tyrosine-type recombinase/integrase: MEFHHDDQELTPETSLVLSEKQALLDLNATFTSPAHTNPAMAYLMSLGSKRSRQTMGSFLTIVAKMIGFSSLKNCQWGALRRHHIQAIIDMLSDANKAPATINTYLAALKGVALEAWAMKQMDTESYQHIRQVKSVRGSRLPKGRALTSSEIRALFRSCEKDNSSKGLRDAAILSVLLGCGLRRSEIVSINYEHIQFRDQAFLVRGKGNKERMSYMPDDTWDRVQLWIDEIRGTQDGPLFTRIRRFDDVTDERITDQAIYYILETRQQESGIDKFAPHDLRRTFASAMLDNGEDIVTVKDAMGHASIMTTQRYDRRGDDRLRKAARHLRF; the protein is encoded by the coding sequence GTGGAATTTCACCACGACGATCAGGAGTTAACACCTGAAACATCGCTAGTCTTGTCTGAAAAACAAGCATTATTGGATCTGAATGCAACATTCACCTCGCCCGCTCATACCAATCCTGCAATGGCATATTTAATGAGTTTAGGATCAAAACGTAGTCGTCAAACAATGGGATCGTTTTTAACTATTGTTGCTAAGATGATTGGTTTTTCTTCTCTTAAAAATTGCCAATGGGGAGCACTTCGTCGACATCATATTCAAGCTATTATTGATATGTTATCTGATGCCAATAAAGCCCCCGCCACTATCAATACTTATCTTGCTGCATTAAAAGGTGTCGCGTTAGAAGCTTGGGCAATGAAACAAATGGATACTGAAAGTTATCAGCATATCCGCCAAGTTAAATCGGTAAGAGGAAGTCGATTACCCAAAGGCAGAGCTCTAACTAGCAGTGAAATTCGTGCGTTATTTAGAAGTTGTGAAAAAGACAATTCATCGAAAGGTTTAAGAGATGCCGCAATATTAAGTGTGTTATTAGGTTGCGGATTACGTCGCTCAGAAATCGTCTCCATTAATTACGAGCATATTCAATTTCGTGATCAAGCTTTTCTTGTTAGAGGTAAAGGTAATAAAGAACGCATGTCTTATATGCCTGATGATACTTGGGATCGCGTTCAATTATGGATTGATGAAATAAGAGGCACACAAGATGGCCCTCTTTTCACTCGTATTCGCCGATTTGATGATGTCACCGATGAGCGGATCACCGATCAAGCCATTTACTATATTTTAGAAACTCGACAACAAGAAAGTGGTATTGATAAATTTGCTCCTCATGATCTACGAAGAACATTTGCCTCTGCAATGCTTGATAACGGTGAAGATATTGTCACTGTAAAAGATGCAATGGGACATGCCAGTATTATGACGACTCAACGTTATGATAGACGTGGAGATGATCGTTTAAGAAAAGCAGCTAGACATTTACGTTTTTAA
- a CDS encoding AMP nucleosidase: MSQPHHLEIQTVITKLKQQYQNAVDALRNAIVDYAQSGKLPDVKQRAEGLFAYPQLTVYWSGETKTEDKTRAYGRLSRSGTYSTTITNPALFENYLSEQLQLIADAYYTTFEVSASKQEIPYPFVIDGTGVGFDRKMSASLAKYFPTTDLSKIGDEITDGLICDRDILPLSHFDALRTDFSLARLKHYTGTLPEDVQPYILFTNYNRYVDEFVRWACEQVADKNSPYCALSCAGFQQITAETVDPEKLISDLTWKKYQMPAYHLIAKEGPGITLVNIGVGPSNAKTICDHLAILRPHVWLMIGHCGGLRESQQLGDYVLAHAYLRDDHILDDVLPPDIPIPNIAEVQRALYDATKIISGKPGHEIKQRLRTGTVVTTDDRNWELRFSVSARRFNLSRAVAVDMESATIAAQGYRFRVPYGTLLCVSDKPLHGEIKLPGQANHFYEGAVSEHLQIGIESIELLKQAEGSLHSRKLRTFNEPPFR, translated from the coding sequence ATGTCGCAACCTCATCACCTTGAAATCCAAACAGTTATTACCAAACTAAAACAACAATATCAAAATGCCGTTGATGCATTACGTAATGCAATTGTTGATTATGCACAATCTGGAAAATTACCCGATGTAAAACAAAGAGCCGAAGGATTGTTTGCTTACCCTCAATTAACGGTATATTGGTCTGGTGAAACAAAAACAGAAGATAAAACGAGAGCTTATGGGCGTTTATCTCGCTCAGGAACTTATTCTACCACTATTACTAATCCCGCTTTATTTGAAAATTATTTATCAGAACAATTGCAACTTATTGCTGATGCCTACTATACAACTTTTGAAGTCAGTGCCTCAAAACAAGAAATTCCTTATCCTTTTGTTATTGATGGAACAGGTGTTGGTTTTGATAGAAAAATGAGTGCCTCTTTGGCTAAATATTTCCCGACAACTGACTTATCTAAGATTGGTGATGAAATTACCGATGGATTAATTTGTGATAGGGATATTTTACCACTTTCTCATTTTGACGCCTTGCGTACAGATTTTTCGTTGGCACGTTTAAAACATTACACAGGTACATTGCCTGAAGATGTTCAACCTTATATTTTATTCACTAACTATAATCGCTATGTTGATGAATTTGTCCGTTGGGCTTGTGAGCAAGTAGCAGATAAAAATAGTCCATATTGCGCACTTTCTTGTGCTGGTTTTCAACAAATTACGGCTGAAACTGTTGATCCTGAAAAGTTAATATCCGATTTAACTTGGAAAAAATATCAAATGCCAGCCTATCATTTAATTGCAAAAGAAGGCCCCGGAATAACATTAGTTAATATTGGTGTAGGGCCTTCAAATGCAAAAACAATTTGTGATCATTTAGCGATTTTACGTCCTCATGTTTGGTTAATGATTGGCCATTGTGGTGGTTTACGTGAAAGCCAACAACTTGGTGATTATGTATTAGCACATGCATATTTACGAGATGATCATATTTTAGATGATGTATTACCACCTGATATTCCAATTCCTAATATTGCTGAAGTGCAACGTGCGCTGTATGACGCAACAAAAATAATTAGTGGAAAACCGGGGCATGAAATAAAACAAAGATTAAGAACGGGAACTGTTGTGACAACGGACGATCGTAACTGGGAATTACGTTTTTCCGTTTCAGCAAGACGATTTAACTTAAGTCGCGCTGTTGCTGTTGATATGGAAAGTGCAACAATTGCAGCGCAAGGTTATCGTTTTCGAGTTCCTTACGGCACATTATTATGTGTATCTGATAAACCGTTGCATGGCGAAATTAAATTACCCGGTCAGGCTAACCATTTTTATGAAGGTGCAGTATCAGAGCATTTACAGATTGGTATTGAATCTATTGAGTTGCTTAAACAAGCGGAAGGTAGCTTACATTCTCGTAAATTGAGAACATTTAATGAACCACCTTTTAGATAA
- a CDS encoding GNAT family N-acetyltransferase, with amino-acid sequence MSMIQLRLAEPQEAKRLWYLRNQALRFGCENVYPSEILAAWTPDEMPEGYRQAIIDNPFYVIDYQEYNIPVASGFLDIKTGFAEAIFTLPEYMGKGFAGLILKQLKHEAIKRGQSKLFLDATPNAVLFYLKQGFKALEERDYYSDLAKANLHCYRMYIDLD; translated from the coding sequence ATGAGTATGATTCAACTTAGACTCGCTGAACCACAGGAAGCAAAAAGGCTGTGGTATTTACGAAATCAAGCATTGCGATTTGGTTGTGAAAATGTTTATCCATCAGAGATTTTAGCCGCTTGGACTCCTGATGAGATGCCTGAAGGATATCGGCAGGCTATTATTGATAATCCATTTTATGTGATTGATTATCAAGAATACAATATTCCTGTTGCTTCGGGTTTTTTAGATATTAAAACTGGTTTTGCTGAAGCTATTTTTACATTGCCTGAATACATGGGAAAAGGATTTGCAGGGCTAATTTTAAAGCAACTGAAACATGAGGCAATTAAGAGAGGGCAATCTAAATTGTTTTTGGATGCAACACCTAATGCAGTATTATTTTATTTAAAACAGGGTTTTAAAGCATTAGAAGAGCGTGATTATTATTCTGATTTAGCGAAAGCAAATTTACATTGTTACCGCATGTACATTGATTTAGATTAG
- a CDS encoding AEC family transporter, giving the protein MQNVLLTLWPLFALIALGAILRRNKTFEPAFWVGAEKLNYFLLFPALLINSLANAPLSDPQLPHLAGAIFSVVIIVTILCVILKKITGWFAGRFGAIVQGNIRFNTYLGLAIVADLFGVEGLGIAALILATLVPLSNVTSVLCLTAGQNVTLRQLILPIIKNPLIISCVIGIIINLSGVGLPFGSDQFLKLLAATSLPLGLICIGAALHLSTLKAESKMIGINTVTRLLIVPVIAYSVAYFLGLSSLVMMLLVIFFSIPTAPTSYILTRQLGGDSELMAGIITSQTMFAAITLPIVLSFLSG; this is encoded by the coding sequence ATGCAAAATGTGTTATTAACGTTATGGCCGTTATTTGCGTTAATTGCGCTAGGTGCAATTTTAAGAAGAAATAAAACGTTTGAACCAGCATTTTGGGTGGGAGCTGAAAAACTTAACTATTTTTTACTTTTTCCTGCCTTATTGATAAATAGCTTGGCAAATGCACCTTTATCGGATCCTCAATTACCCCACCTTGCTGGGGCTATTTTTTCTGTTGTCATAATTGTCACTATATTGTGCGTTATTTTGAAAAAAATAACAGGGTGGTTTGCTGGTCGCTTTGGTGCAATTGTTCAAGGCAATATTCGATTTAACACTTATTTAGGTTTAGCAATTGTTGCTGATTTATTTGGGGTTGAAGGTTTGGGAATAGCCGCTTTGATTTTAGCAACACTAGTTCCCCTATCAAATGTGACCTCGGTACTTTGTTTAACAGCAGGGCAAAATGTGACTTTGCGTCAGCTGATATTACCTATCATAAAAAACCCTTTAATTATCTCTTGTGTTATTGGCATCATAATAAACTTGTCAGGGGTTGGGCTTCCTTTTGGTAGCGATCAATTTTTGAAATTGTTAGCCGCAACGAGTTTACCTTTAGGCCTTATTTGTATTGGTGCAGCATTGCATCTATCAACACTAAAAGCAGAAAGCAAAATGATTGGTATTAACACTGTTACCCGTTTACTTATAGTACCGGTAATCGCATATAGCGTTGCTTATTTTCTAGGTCTATCTTCATTAGTTATGATGCTTTTAGTTATTTTCTTTTCTATTCCAACAGCGCCAACTTCTTACATTTTAACTCGTCAATTAGGCGGTGACTCTGAACTAATGGCGGGAATTATTACATCTCAGACAATGTTTGCTGCAATTACATTGCCTATCGTATTAAGTTTTCTATCAGGATAA
- the catA gene encoding type A chloramphenicol O-acetyltransferase — translation MNYEKINVEQWNRKEHFLHYRHNLQCGFSLTTKIDITVLKTVLAKNNLKLYPAMIYLIAKTVNSYSESRMAIKDDELIIWDYINPAYTIFHPETETFSELWSEYVEDWHSFLEGYNQDYQKYKDNLSLSAKSNFPENHFCISMIPWISFDGFNLNVANVKDYFPPIFTMGKYTQQSDNFLLPISIQVHHATCDGFHMARMINKLQELCDGFLG, via the coding sequence ATGAATTATGAAAAAATCAACGTAGAACAATGGAATAGAAAAGAACATTTCTTACATTATCGACATAACCTACAGTGTGGTTTTAGCTTAACAACTAAAATAGATATTACTGTCTTGAAGACAGTATTAGCTAAAAATAATCTTAAGCTTTATCCTGCGATGATCTATTTAATTGCGAAAACAGTTAATAGCTACTCTGAGTCTAGAATGGCAATCAAAGATGATGAATTAATTATTTGGGATTATATCAACCCTGCATACACGATTTTTCATCCAGAGACTGAGACTTTTTCAGAGTTATGGAGCGAATACGTTGAGGATTGGCATTCTTTTCTAGAAGGATATAATCAAGATTATCAAAAATATAAAGATAATCTAAGTCTATCCGCAAAAAGTAATTTTCCCGAGAATCATTTTTGTATTTCGATGATCCCATGGATAAGTTTTGACGGGTTTAATTTAAATGTAGCTAATGTAAAGGATTATTTTCCTCCTATTTTTACTATGGGAAAATATACTCAACAAAGTGACAATTTTTTATTACCGATATCCATCCAAGTGCATCATGCTACATGTGATGGTTTTCATATGGCTAGAATGATCAATAAACTTCAAGAGTTATGTGATGGTTTTTTGGGCTAA
- a CDS encoding phosphatase PAP2 family protein gives MLTMKARMLFNHLFSLQLFIIWALGTYGSWLTNATEMLFPIFLGFFSWVLLVFVGYKTQQATSYSRFYWFGLLQLIACWTIFPLFKSIRYGLYQWSFDDILYKLDKFLWAGKSLPEWTISLQSGWLSEFLSFCYFSFYFLIIGSALFFFFSRNKTLAKNYFFGLMLMYFVGFIGYFSIPAAGPYSAFPSDFNYPVYSGAMTLFLTDLVDKGITGMDVFPSLHTGITLYIVGFFYFSGYRKTAYCLSPILIGLVLATVYLHYHYGVDVIVGALLASLVLYITCKNNKVEYGTHL, from the coding sequence ATGTTAACCATGAAAGCCAGGATGCTTTTTAACCACTTATTTTCTCTACAATTGTTTATTATTTGGGCATTAGGAACTTATGGAAGTTGGTTAACGAATGCCACAGAAATGTTGTTCCCCATATTTTTAGGCTTCTTTTCATGGGTATTACTCGTTTTTGTTGGATACAAAACACAACAAGCAACCTCTTACTCTCGATTCTATTGGTTTGGTTTATTACAACTGATTGCTTGTTGGACTATTTTTCCTTTGTTTAAATCGATTCGCTATGGTTTATACCAATGGAGTTTTGATGACATTTTATATAAATTAGATAAATTCCTATGGGCTGGAAAAAGCTTGCCAGAATGGACAATTTCTCTACAGTCAGGCTGGCTAAGTGAATTTCTTTCTTTTTGCTATTTTAGCTTCTACTTCTTAATTATTGGCAGTGCCCTTTTCTTCTTTTTTAGCCGAAATAAAACACTGGCCAAAAACTATTTTTTCGGCTTAATGCTAATGTATTTTGTCGGCTTTATTGGTTACTTCTCTATCCCCGCAGCCGGCCCTTATTCTGCTTTTCCTTCTGATTTTAACTATCCAGTTTACTCTGGTGCCATGACATTATTTCTGACTGATCTTGTTGATAAAGGAATTACCGGCATGGATGTTTTTCCTTCATTACATACAGGGATCACTCTTTATATTGTTGGCTTTTTCTATTTTTCAGGTTATCGAAAAACAGCGTATTGCTTATCTCCTATCTTAATAGGACTTGTTTTAGCAACTGTCTATTTACATTATCACTACGGCGTTGATGTCATTGTCGGTGCTTTACTTGCATCATTGGTACTTTACATCACTTGTAAAAATAATAAGGTCGAATATGGAACTCATCTATAA
- a CDS encoding 1-acyl-sn-glycerol-3-phosphate acyltransferase codes for MPNPILPSPIKKTSSFVAGSPLPFYYQCISSAIREIYFSKISLIYHNRYQTENTHPKLILCSHRNSAFDGYIALKAFSNTQALASIQLLNSPLMRAFFTGIPVVRKKDRQRLGVNANLFSSPSDAAIAHIKAGGNLLLFPEGSSEWGFQPLPYQRGAARIIRTLISEGVVFDIIPMGLFYIAPDKFSSKVEVYIGENILINSQKDNLSIREWEQNIHTEVSASLNKISVNCPNIDIFEKASAYAFNKNKGGDSYAESFIDYQNNLYKSNNDNQNIEKKSQSSILIWRYISFLFMYILFPIFLSSFIASHFADARNTISFFKILGGAIATAIWLPILVMLLFFFPVFIGISLASALFGFILIRKKGAQIC; via the coding sequence ATGCCTAATCCAATATTGCCTTCGCCAATAAAAAAAACCTCCTCTTTTGTTGCGGGTTCTCCGCTACCCTTTTATTATCAATGCATCTCAAGTGCAATTAGAGAAATCTACTTTTCCAAAATTTCACTTATTTACCATAATAGATATCAAACTGAAAATACACATCCAAAGTTAATTCTATGTAGTCATCGGAACAGTGCTTTTGATGGTTACATTGCATTAAAAGCATTTTCTAACACTCAAGCTTTAGCTTCAATTCAATTATTAAATAGTCCTTTAATGAGAGCTTTTTTTACGGGTATTCCCGTAGTTAGGAAAAAGGATAGACAACGTTTGGGTGTAAATGCAAATCTATTTTCAAGTCCTTCAGATGCTGCAATTGCACATATAAAAGCAGGCGGTAATTTACTCTTATTCCCGGAAGGCAGTAGCGAATGGGGTTTCCAGCCATTGCCTTATCAACGAGGGGCGGCAAGAATTATTAGAACATTGATCAGTGAGGGAGTAGTTTTTGATATTATTCCTATGGGCTTGTTTTATATAGCCCCTGATAAATTCAGTTCAAAAGTTGAAGTTTATATTGGTGAAAATATTCTTATAAATTCACAAAAAGATAATTTATCAATCAGAGAGTGGGAACAAAATATTCATACGGAAGTTTCTGCATCACTAAATAAAATCTCCGTTAATTGTCCAAATATTGATATTTTTGAGAAAGCATCAGCCTATGCTTTTAATAAAAATAAGGGCGGTGATTCTTATGCTGAATCCTTTATTGACTATCAAAACAATTTATATAAATCAAATAATGATAATCAAAATATAGAAAAAAAATCTCAATCTTCTATATTAATCTGGCGTTATATTTCATTTTTATTTATGTATATCTTATTTCCAATATTTTTATCGTCATTTATTGCGTCTCATTTTGCTGACGCCCGTAATACCATTAGCTTTTTTAAAATATTAGGAGGTGCAATAGCGACTGCAATTTGGCTCCCCATCTTAGTCATGCTCCTATTCTTTTTCCCTGTATTTATTGGTATAAGTTTAGCCAGTGCACTATTCGGTTTTATCTTAATAAGGAAGAAAGGCGCTCAAATATGTTAA